In Benincasa hispida cultivar B227 chromosome 8, ASM972705v1, whole genome shotgun sequence, the sequence AACTTCAAAACTTGcacttgtttttttgttttgatggCTAAAAATTCGAATGAATCTCCATAgcttaaaaaacaaaagttaaaaaatacctTTAGGATTAGCATATCAGTTTATCTACATCCTATTTCGCCTTCATATTTAATTAGCTTTGGCATAATGGGgatttcaaaattagaaaaagaaggaaaactatttacacaaaatagtaaaattttaatcttctttgatagaggctaATAGAGGTTGATggaagtctatcattgtctattagaggtagacgctgatagaagtgtctatcagtatttttttttttttggctatttctgtaaatagttttaCATTTTTTCTATCGGTGAAAAATTTCCAAATATTATTAAACATAgactaaaaatatgatttttagcCATGGCTACAAATTCTCTTAAGTTTTAGTAATTTAGTCCAATCtaaattttatatgtatattgtGATGAGTGCAGTTGAAATGGGGTGGTAAGGCTGGACATATGGAAGTAAATGGAACTCGATATTTTCTAAGACAAATTCATTGGCACTCACCTTCTGAGCACACTATCAATGGAAGAAGGTTTGCTTTAGAAGCTCACTTAGTGCACCAAAGCCAAACCGGAAAGGTTGCTGTCATTGGAATTCTCTATAATATTGGACGACGTGACTACTTCTTGTCCAGGGTAAAGTTTCATAATCTAATATACCATTTAAAGATTAGGTTTAATCTAATTAACAAAGTTTTCAATTTGATATTGGTTGCTTCCCTTTTcagatgaaacaacatttggaaGAAATATCACATACAAAGAAACATAAAGTATTGAATGTGGTCAATCCATCGTTGCTAAAGATGCGAAGCAGTTTATATTATAGATATATTGGCTCTTTAACGGTTCCTCCTTGTTCTCAGAATGTACTTTGGACTTTGGTGAGAAAGGTATTTTCCAATAAAACCTCTCCATctctaatcttttttttatatatataagctATTCCATTATTCCATAATGTGTCTTGTTTTTCTATCTCAATTATATTCTTATGTATTTTTCAGATTAGAACTGTTGCACCCGAACAAGTAAAGTTGCTTCGCGTGGCTGTTCATGATGTAAGTGACATAGCTTTTAAAAGGTTACATTTGATAACACTTTGGATCTCGTTTGgcaaccattttgtttttttttttttgttttttttttttatagaatgtAAGAAAACAAGAGGATATAGCtaggattaatttttaaaaccaaaaagaaaaaattaaatagttatctAATTGGGTGTTAGTATTATAATTTGATTTCGTGAaaagtataattatattaaggcatattttaagttttataatattttcGTCTTGAACACTTTcagagtttatttattttaattacacTTTGTATGTGCAGGACTCGAACACTAATGCAAGGCCTTTACAACCTCTCAATAATCGGAATA encodes:
- the LOC120083402 gene encoding alpha carbonic anhydrase 7-like, with the translated sequence MKMEKLSFHVLFCSFFCAFLLVSWPAMSQEVENQKEFDYNNKGKKGPAHWGDLKREWHNCKNGRMQSPIDLLNRRVRIVSHFTDLKINYKPSNATLKNRGHDIMLKWGGKAGHMEVNGTRYFLRQIHWHSPSEHTINGRRFALEAHLVHQSQTGKVAVIGILYNIGRRDYFLSRMKQHLEEISHTKKHKVLNVVNPSLLKMRSSLYYRYIGSLTVPPCSQNVLWTLVRKIRTVAPEQVKLLRVAVHDDSNTNARPLQPLNNRNIQLRIKSNIDGGEE